One genomic segment of Clostridium saccharoperbutylacetonicum N1-4(HMT) includes these proteins:
- a CDS encoding cupin domain-containing protein: MKILNINAITEKIKRKALFTEGTMDSGILFYEPGETMVPHKHPDLDEIFYVISGKGIININGKDFLIKEKDVMLSPHEESHGFTNNGDKNLVILQIKNTIMM; encoded by the coding sequence ATGAAAATTTTAAACATTAACGCTATTACAGAAAAAATCAAAAGGAAAGCACTATTTACAGAGGGCACAATGGACTCAGGCATTTTATTCTACGAACCTGGTGAAACAATGGTTCCTCACAAACATCCAGATTTAGATGAAATATTTTATGTGATTAGTGGAAAGGGAATAATAAATATAAACGGAAAGGATTTTTTAATTAAAGAGAAGGATGTAATGCTATCTCCACATGAAGAAAGTCATGGATTCACAAATAATGGAGATAAAAACTTAGTAATCTTACAAATAAAAAACACTATTATGATGTAA
- a CDS encoding ABC transporter ATP-binding protein, protein MNAINIENLKKSYDGQIDALNNISLSIPKGEVFGFLGPNGSGKTTTVRILNGILLATSGHADILGIPIGKNNLEIHRLCGVVTESSSCYENLTVKQNLIFFGKMHGMDENQLGERADFILKRLELLEVKNKKVKALSTGMKKRVSLGVALIHNPKVLFLDEPTSGLDPENALNVTKLIKELAEENEVTIFLCTHQLKYAEDICTLYGFINNGNILGLGTFDELASRKNATLKLKIRGNNISEKFNFIHEGNDVYVKSISGDEEVNYLIQSILKSGGEIFEATQQKWSLEQLYFKYIKGQSNDITL, encoded by the coding sequence ATGAATGCAATAAATATTGAGAATCTTAAAAAATCTTATGATGGACAGATTGATGCTTTGAACAATATAAGTCTTAGTATACCAAAAGGTGAGGTATTTGGCTTTCTGGGCCCAAATGGTTCAGGTAAGACCACAACCGTTAGAATTCTTAATGGAATTCTTTTAGCAACATCAGGTCATGCTGATATTTTAGGGATACCTATTGGAAAAAATAATCTTGAGATTCATAGATTATGTGGAGTTGTGACTGAAAGTTCCTCCTGTTATGAGAACCTTACTGTGAAACAAAACCTAATATTTTTTGGGAAAATGCATGGAATGGATGAAAATCAACTTGGTGAACGTGCTGATTTTATTTTGAAAAGACTTGAGTTACTAGAGGTAAAGAATAAAAAGGTGAAAGCTTTAAGTACAGGAATGAAAAAGAGAGTATCACTAGGAGTGGCATTAATCCATAATCCTAAAGTGTTATTCCTCGATGAACCAACTTCAGGTTTAGATCCAGAGAATGCTCTGAATGTTACAAAACTTATAAAAGAACTTGCAGAGGAAAATGAGGTTACAATTTTTCTTTGTACTCATCAATTAAAATATGCTGAAGATATCTGTACTTTATACGGTTTTATTAATAATGGCAATATCCTTGGTTTAGGTACCTTTGATGAACTGGCTTCAAGGAAAAATGCAACTCTTAAATTAAAAATTAGAGGCAATAATATTTCAGAGAAATTTAATTTTATCCATGAAGGTAATGATGTATATGTTAAATCTATTTCAGGAGATGAAGAGGTAAATTATCTAATACAAAGCATACTAAAAAGTGGTGGGGAGATCTTTGAGGCAACTCAGCAGAAATGGTCTTTGGAACAACTGTACTTTAAATATATAAAAGGTCAGTCCAATGATATAACATTATAA
- a CDS encoding helix-turn-helix domain-containing protein — translation MKKLNIGKCIIEKRKAKGITQEQLADYIGVSKASVSKWESGVSFPDILLLPELATYFNISVDELLGYSPQLTKEYIKKIYNELSYEFAVKPFDEVVNQCKELIKKYYSCFPFLLSMIQLLLNYSILEKDCEIRKEILKQCIVLSKRIKEESDSISDIKNANTMEALAEMTLGNNEKVIQLLDNKLLPYSGDDVILINAYQMKGETSKANEVNQILIFNKVINILTLLNNYLYLNIKELDLFEKIYSQGIQIIDSFMLNKIFTNDVLGIHIVAAQGYLIQEKKEKAIDALKQYVNAVCNIKFPLTFKGNEYFTKVNQWLEESNFIGANTPVDEKTIKEKLVSSITENPAFISLKEDERYNLLVKKLKGKLDGEDECNKY, via the coding sequence ATGAAAAAATTAAATATAGGCAAATGCATTATTGAGAAGAGAAAAGCAAAGGGAATAACACAGGAACAGCTGGCAGACTACATTGGAGTTTCTAAAGCATCTGTTTCAAAATGGGAATCAGGAGTAAGCTTCCCTGATATTTTACTTCTTCCAGAGCTTGCAACATATTTCAACATTTCAGTAGATGAATTATTGGGTTATTCTCCTCAGCTTACAAAGGAATATATTAAAAAAATCTATAATGAACTTTCATATGAATTTGCTGTAAAGCCATTTGATGAAGTAGTTAATCAGTGTAAAGAATTAATAAAAAAATACTATTCCTGCTTTCCATTTTTGCTTTCTATGATTCAATTGTTATTAAATTATTCAATCTTAGAAAAAGATTGTGAAATAAGAAAAGAAATCCTTAAGCAATGTATTGTGTTGAGTAAAAGAATAAAGGAAGAATCGGATAGCATTTCTGACATAAAAAATGCAAATACTATGGAAGCATTGGCAGAGATGACACTTGGAAATAACGAGAAAGTTATTCAACTATTAGATAATAAATTATTACCGTATAGTGGCGATGATGTCATTTTGATTAATGCTTATCAAATGAAGGGAGAAACCTCTAAGGCAAATGAAGTGAATCAAATACTGATTTTCAATAAGGTAATAAATATATTGACGCTGCTAAACAATTATCTTTATTTAAATATAAAGGAACTAGATTTGTTTGAAAAAATTTATTCTCAAGGCATTCAAATTATTGATTCTTTTATGCTTAATAAGATTTTTACAAATGATGTTTTAGGAATTCATATTGTTGCTGCCCAAGGATATTTAATTCAAGAAAAGAAAGAAAAGGCCATAGATGCACTAAAGCAATATGTAAATGCTGTTTGTAATATTAAGTTCCCATTAACGTTTAAAGGAAATGAATACTTTACTAAGGTTAATCAATGGCTTGAGGAAAGTAATTTTATTGGAGCAAATACTCCAGTTGACGAGAAAACCATTAAGGAAAAACTTGTTAGTTCTATTACTGAAAATCCTGCATTTATATCATTAAAAGAAGATGAACGATATAACTTGCTTGTTAAAAAATTGAAAGGGAAGTTAGATGGAGAAGATGAATGCAATAAATATTGA
- a CDS encoding shikimate 5-dehydrogenase, which translates to MHNATFPKLGLDYAYLTFEVDNNTLEDAVKGLRSLKLKGTYDNSCLATLYNFLDTIKLTAEEINISGSI; encoded by the coding sequence ATGCATAATGCAACATTTCCCAAATTAGGGTTAGACTATGCATACCTTACATTTGAAGTTGATAATAACACATTAGAAGATGCTGTTAAAGGACTTAGATCATTAAAATTAAAAGGTACTTATGATAATTCTTGTTTAGCTACTTTATATAATTTTTTAGATACTATTAAGTTAACTGCAGAAGAAATAAACATTAGCGGGTCTATCTGA
- a CDS encoding winged helix-turn-helix transcriptional regulator, whose protein sequence is MTCGKLCPIEETVKLIGHKWKVLILRNLHDDGTQRFNQLERGINGISQKMLTQQLRQMEADGLIIRKVYPEVPLRVEYSLSELGKSLKPVLDSMNIWGENYIKSNKQP, encoded by the coding sequence ATGACTTGCGGTAAGTTATGTCCAATTGAAGAGACTGTTAAACTTATTGGTCACAAGTGGAAAGTTCTTATTTTAAGAAATCTACATGATGATGGAACACAAAGGTTTAACCAACTCGAAAGAGGAATTAATGGGATAAGCCAAAAAATGTTAACTCAACAACTTCGACAAATGGAAGCTGATGGATTAATTATTAGAAAGGTGTACCCAGAAGTGCCACTTAGGGTTGAATACTCACTTTCAGAGCTAGGGAAGAGCCTAAAGCCAGTTTTAGATTCTATGAATATTTGGGGAGAGAATTATATAAAATCTAATAAACAACCTTGA
- the aroQ gene encoding type II 3-dehydroquinate dehydratase, which produces MKKVMLLHGVNHNMFGKRDPKQYGTITLDEINQGVDTLAKELGIEVTNFQTNSEREFVDKIHEAYFEGYDGLMLNAGAWTHYSYGMADALAILEVPVIELHMSNVHAREEFRHHSVISPLATGIIVGLGSQVYTLGLQAFANIFEQQGK; this is translated from the coding sequence ATGAAAAAAGTAATGTTATTACACGGTGTTAATCATAATATGTTTGGAAAGAGAGATCCTAAGCAATATGGAACTATTACTTTAGATGAAATTAATCAAGGTGTAGATACTTTAGCAAAAGAATTAGGTATTGAAGTAACTAATTTTCAAACAAATAGTGAAAGAGAATTTGTAGATAAAATTCATGAAGCATATTTTGAAGGTTATGATGGTTTAATGCTAAATGCAGGTGCTTGGACACATTATAGTTATGGTATGGCTGATGCTCTTGCAATTTTAGAAGTGCCAGTTATTGAATTGCATATGTCAAATGTACATGCAAGAGAAGAATTCCGTCACCATTCAGTTATTTCGCCTCTAGCTACAGGAATCATTGTAGGTCTTGGATCACAAGTTTATACATTAGGATTACAAGCATTTGCAAATATTTTTGAACAACAAGGTAAGTAG
- a CDS encoding ketopantoate reductase family protein, with product MKICMLGAGALGSTIGGTLAKGGSEVYFIDQWEEHINKINENGLKLTDGKEDYFVNVKGKTSPEGIGYADLVIVLVKSFATKTAIENASSIIGPNTLVMSLQNGLGNEEVIAEVVGKERVLGGKTYVGGVLLEAGYVSAGVKGKYTYIGELDGKMTERVKAVADEFNKAGLLCEVSDNITGMIWDKLLINVATGALSGITRLPYGGLYDEPRIKACAVAAVQEGINVAKAAGVKLKSEDPEYAWNAASEGLPPTFKASILQSIEMGRPTEVTFINGSVVEWGKKYGIPTPVNETLVACVTGIERWLKDYANKQ from the coding sequence ATGAAAATTTGTATGTTAGGTGCAGGAGCCTTAGGTAGCACAATAGGAGGTACTTTAGCAAAAGGTGGTTCAGAAGTTTATTTTATTGATCAATGGGAAGAACACATTAATAAGATTAATGAAAATGGATTGAAATTAACTGACGGAAAAGAAGATTATTTTGTAAATGTAAAAGGTAAGACAAGTCCTGAGGGAATCGGGTATGCAGATTTAGTTATTGTATTAGTAAAATCTTTTGCAACAAAAACAGCGATTGAAAATGCTTCCTCAATTATAGGACCAAATACACTTGTTATGTCTTTACAGAATGGGCTTGGTAATGAAGAAGTTATTGCTGAAGTAGTAGGAAAAGAAAGAGTATTAGGGGGGAAAACTTATGTAGGCGGCGTTCTACTAGAAGCTGGATATGTAAGTGCAGGAGTGAAAGGAAAATACACTTATATCGGTGAATTAGATGGTAAGATGACAGAGCGTGTAAAAGCAGTTGCAGATGAATTTAATAAAGCAGGACTTTTATGTGAAGTTAGTGATAATATTACAGGTATGATTTGGGATAAGCTTCTTATAAATGTAGCAACAGGAGCTTTAAGTGGTATAACAAGGTTGCCATATGGTGGTCTTTATGATGAACCTAGAATAAAAGCTTGTGCAGTTGCAGCAGTACAGGAAGGCATAAATGTGGCAAAGGCAGCAGGAGTAAAACTAAAAAGTGAAGATCCAGAATATGCATGGAATGCAGCAAGTGAAGGATTACCACCTACATTTAAAGCATCTATTTTACAAAGTATTGAAATGGGACGTCCTACAGAAGTTACTTTTATAAATGGATCAGTAGTTGAATGGGGTAAAAAATATGGAATTCCAACACCTGTAAATGAAACTCTTGTAGCTTGTGTAACAGGAATTGAACGTTGGTTAAAAGATTATGCTAATAAGCAATAA
- a CDS encoding VOC family protein, which translates to MASYLEHMALRVKDLDWHLEFFKEVLGMDVRMTNQKEAPNRQVWLYGGLQLIEDLSFDGPEGRCAHLGIMTENQKEVLDKAYARNVKELPQGHNWFQVSDGLCIEVIQVKENGVQEYLDIDPWL; encoded by the coding sequence ATGGCATCTTATTTAGAACATATGGCTTTACGTGTTAAAGATCTAGACTGGCATTTAGAATTTTTTAAGGAAGTGTTAGGAATGGATGTACGTATGACAAATCAGAAGGAAGCACCTAATAGACAAGTGTGGTTATATGGAGGGCTTCAGCTTATTGAAGATTTATCTTTTGATGGACCAGAAGGAAGATGTGCTCATTTAGGAATTATGACAGAAAATCAAAAAGAAGTTTTAGATAAAGCTTATGCAAGAAATGTAAAAGAATTACCTCAAGGGCATAATTGGTTTCAGGTATCAGACGGATTATGTATTGAAGTAATTCAAGTAAAAGAAAATGGAGTACAAGAATATTTGGATATTGATCCATGGTTATAA
- a CDS encoding EamA family transporter, translating to MYYISMIITVLATVIYNISQKSINQSINPFISMIVTYITAIIFSILALIILPIDRNIISSLKQLNWASYVLGLSALGLEIGYLYIYRSGWNIAVAPLFVSIISTIVLIVVGIFIYKTKISPMNTLGICLSIVGLILMNKK from the coding sequence ATGTACTATATATCTATGATAATCACAGTTTTAGCAACTGTAATATATAATATTAGCCAAAAATCTATTAATCAATCAATAAATCCATTTATATCAATGATAGTCACGTATATTACCGCAATAATATTCTCTATATTGGCATTAATTATTTTACCAATAGACCGAAATATTATAAGCTCTCTAAAACAATTAAATTGGGCAAGTTATGTATTAGGGCTATCTGCATTAGGCTTGGAGATAGGATATTTATATATCTATAGAAGTGGATGGAATATAGCTGTTGCTCCTCTTTTTGTAAGTATAATTTCAACAATAGTGCTAATTGTCGTTGGTATTTTTATTTATAAAACAAAAATATCCCCTATGAATACTCTAGGAATATGTTTAAGTATAGTTGGATTAATTCTAATGAATAAAAAATAA